CTTCAATACCTTGTATCGTCGCGTCGTGCGGGATGGTCTCCCGCAGTGTCTTCAATTCCTGATAAGCAACATATTGGCTGCGGATCGCGGCGTTCTCGCCCTCGTTGCGCGCCCACAGCTTGAACGCATCCTGACGGCCGAGCCCGATATCGAGGCTACGCTTGATATAGCGTTGTTCCGCCGCAGAGAAGTTCGCGAATTCGCGCATCTCGTTGATGGTCATCGATGCAGTGCCGGTAACGGCCATGGGTCTTGCTCCTCAATTGCAAGGAGCAGTTTCGCCCAGTGTGGTTAATTATCGGTAACCATGAATGGATTAATCGCGCTGAGAACCATGGGAGGACTCAGCCTATCCCTGAATCACGTCCGACCACTCAGGGTGGCGATCGGATTGCGCCTTCAGGAATGGACACAAAGGAATGATCTTTATCCCATTCTCTCTCGCATAGCCCACCACATGTGCCGCTAGAGCTTTGCCGACGCCTCGCCCGGCCATGCTGTCCGGTACACCGGTGTGATCGACAATGATCAACTTCTCGTTCGCGCGCGAAAATGTCATTTCGGCTTCATCAGATATTCTGGGCAGGCGCGCAACAAAACGGCCTTTGCTGCCCTGATCTTCAAAAGCAAATGTGATCGCCTCATTCATGACTGCTTCCCTAGATAAGCCCGGCGAGCGGGCTTGATGGATCGGCATACATGCGGCGGCCCATTCGGCCAGCCAGATAGGCTTCACGGCCGGCCTCAACGCTGAGCTTCATCGCACGCGCCATGCGGATCGGGTCCTTCGCTTCAGCAATGGCTGTGTTCATCAAGATGCCATCACAGCCTAGCTCCATGCCGACTGCCGCGTCACTGGCGGTACCAACCCCCGCATCGACCAGCACGGGCACACTCGCGCCTTCGACAATCAGGCGGATCGTTACCTGGTTTTGGATGCCAAGCCCTGAGCCGATTGGCGCGCCTAACGGCATAACCGCGAC
The Altererythrobacter ishigakiensis genome window above contains:
- a CDS encoding GNAT family N-acetyltransferase, which encodes MNEAITFAFEDQGSKGRFVARLPRISDEAEMTFSRANEKLIIVDHTGVPDSMAGRGVGKALAAHVVGYARENGIKIIPLCPFLKAQSDRHPEWSDVIQG